The following proteins are encoded in a genomic region of Lactiplantibacillus plantarum:
- a CDS encoding oxidoreductase, with translation MSQPQVILITGASSGIGKATALKLQAQGNIVYGAARRIEKMTDLAAAGVHVLKVDVTDEATLIAAVKTIQVEQGRIDVLINNAGYGSYGSLEDVPVAEGEYQFKVNVFGVMRLTQLVLPLMRAQHRGRIINVSSIGGKIYQPLSAWYMGTKHAIEGMSDSLRMEVAPFGIDVVIVEPGGIKTEWAGIAEKKLLAVSGETAYHEQAVKVGAMLSLFDQFASNPGVIAKLMVRAVNDVKPKTRYHAGMGAGVSLTARQWLSDRQFDRMMNSAVNGAAKLSKVTRRKDRRTGSRHYRHGKIPANNN, from the coding sequence ATGAGTCAACCACAGGTCATCTTAATTACGGGCGCATCTTCGGGGATCGGTAAAGCAACTGCTTTGAAGTTACAAGCTCAGGGGAACATTGTGTACGGAGCCGCACGGCGGATTGAAAAAATGACGGATTTAGCAGCGGCTGGAGTGCACGTTTTAAAAGTCGACGTGACGGATGAAGCGACGTTAATCGCGGCTGTCAAGACGATTCAGGTCGAACAGGGGCGCATTGATGTCCTAATCAACAATGCGGGGTATGGCTCATACGGTTCCTTGGAAGACGTTCCGGTCGCAGAAGGCGAGTACCAATTCAAGGTCAATGTCTTTGGTGTGATGCGGTTGACACAATTAGTTTTACCGTTGATGCGGGCACAACATCGTGGTCGGATCATTAATGTTTCTTCAATTGGGGGTAAGATCTATCAGCCTTTAAGTGCTTGGTATATGGGGACCAAACACGCAATTGAAGGGATGAGCGATTCGTTACGGATGGAAGTCGCACCATTTGGTATAGATGTTGTCATCGTTGAACCTGGTGGAATCAAGACTGAATGGGCTGGTATTGCGGAAAAAAAGCTGTTGGCAGTTTCCGGTGAAACAGCCTATCATGAACAAGCCGTTAAGGTCGGTGCGATGCTGTCATTGTTCGATCAGTTTGCTTCCAATCCGGGAGTGATTGCTAAACTGATGGTTCGCGCTGTCAATGATGTGAAGCCCAAGACTCGCTATCACGCAGGTATGGGCGCGGGGGTCTCATTAACGGCTCGTCAGTGGTTGAGTGATCGTCAGTTTGACCGCATGATGAACTCAGCCGTCAATGGTGCGGCTAAGCTGTCAAAAGTTACGCGGCGTAAGGACCGGCGAACCGGGAGTCGGCATTATCGGCATGGAAAAATACCCGCTAATAATAATTAA
- the rihC gene encoding ribonucleoside hydrolase RihC, which translates to MSTKIIMDTDPGIDDAAAITFALNHPDLDLQLITTVAGNVTVDKTTLNALKLTRFFNSDVPVAGGAAQPLIKPFEDAVRIHGVSGMPGYDFPTDLAEPLPETAVEALRDYIMAAEQPITLVPTGAYTNIALLFKTYPEVMPHIKEIVAMGGALGKGNMTSAAEFNVFTDPHAAEIMYQSGVPITMVGLDVTMKALLTRESIEQLPTLGKTGEMLHALFGHYNDRNQTGVAMHDVNTLFYLLHPEAFTTERMWIDVQTEGPANGETVGDIRGAYHDGKTNATVCVDIDAAAFNKWFLETVAAIDQPK; encoded by the coding sequence ATGTCAACAAAGATTATCATGGACACTGACCCTGGTATTGATGATGCCGCCGCAATTACCTTTGCATTAAATCATCCTGACTTGGACTTACAATTAATTACAACGGTCGCCGGCAATGTGACGGTCGACAAAACGACGCTGAATGCGCTCAAACTAACGCGCTTCTTTAACAGTGACGTTCCCGTAGCGGGTGGGGCTGCCCAACCGCTGATCAAACCGTTTGAAGATGCCGTCCGAATTCACGGTGTTTCAGGAATGCCGGGTTACGACTTCCCGACTGACCTTGCGGAACCATTACCAGAAACAGCCGTTGAAGCGCTCCGTGACTACATCATGGCTGCTGAACAACCGATTACGTTAGTGCCAACGGGAGCCTATACCAACATCGCGCTCTTATTTAAGACCTACCCCGAAGTAATGCCACACATTAAAGAAATCGTTGCGATGGGTGGGGCCTTAGGCAAGGGTAATATGACCAGCGCCGCAGAGTTCAACGTCTTTACCGATCCGCACGCGGCTGAAATCATGTACCAATCCGGCGTTCCAATTACCATGGTCGGCTTAGACGTGACGATGAAGGCCCTTTTAACGCGCGAATCGATTGAACAGTTACCGACCCTCGGAAAAACTGGCGAAATGCTTCACGCCCTCTTTGGTCATTACAACGACCGCAACCAGACTGGCGTTGCGATGCATGATGTCAATACGCTCTTCTACTTACTACATCCAGAAGCCTTTACGACTGAAAGGATGTGGATTGATGTCCAGACGGAGGGCCCCGCTAATGGCGAGACCGTTGGCGATATTCGTGGTGCTTACCATGACGGCAAAACCAACGCGACCGTTTGTGTCGATATTGATGCGGCTGCTTTCAACAAGTGGTTCCTAGAAACCGTGGCAGCCATCGACCAACCTAAATAA
- a CDS encoding acetyl-CoA carboxylase biotin carboxyl carrier protein: MELDKIYQLMDKFEQSSLTSFEYRDQDFEIQMGKKGHGKTTVTPQPAPLPNQPVIDPTPVTPTPVSTVSTPVVAEAEPTPVATSTASNPTSVVTPDPEPEPAPIDPKECVTAPVVGIYYPAHSSEEAPYVKLGDHVSVGQQVGLIQAMQMMRPVVAKQAGTVKAFLVKNGEEVNFGQPLIQLIPDTPDDI, encoded by the coding sequence ATGGAATTAGATAAGATTTATCAGTTAATGGACAAGTTTGAACAAAGCAGTTTAACTAGTTTTGAGTATCGGGACCAAGATTTTGAAATTCAAATGGGTAAGAAGGGACACGGCAAGACGACGGTGACCCCGCAGCCGGCGCCACTTCCCAATCAGCCGGTGATTGACCCAACGCCGGTCACACCGACACCGGTCTCAACAGTTAGTACCCCAGTTGTTGCGGAGGCGGAACCAACCCCAGTGGCGACCAGTACGGCTAGCAATCCGACGAGCGTTGTAACACCTGATCCTGAACCAGAACCAGCGCCGATTGATCCTAAGGAATGCGTGACGGCACCGGTCGTCGGAATCTATTACCCAGCGCATTCTTCAGAAGAAGCGCCATACGTTAAGTTAGGCGACCACGTTAGCGTTGGTCAACAAGTCGGCCTCATTCAAGCGATGCAGATGATGCGGCCGGTGGTTGCTAAGCAAGCGGGGACGGTCAAAGCCTTCCTAGTGAAGAATGGTGAAGAAGTCAACTTCGGTCAACCATTGATTCAATTAATCCCAGATACGCCGGATGACATTTAA
- a CDS encoding RrF2 family transcriptional regulator, whose translation MKLDFSVAVHSILYLDAHRDSKVASRELAQSLHLNPVMIRNILSVLHKHGYLTGTVGKNGGYQLDLALADMNLGDLYDLTIPPTISYARFITGPSKTDEQADQSPIAANISETLTDLFTVADRQYRAYYHQFTMADLQADLNHHGTFLRHEQDSES comes from the coding sequence ATGAAACTTGATTTTTCGGTGGCGGTGCATAGTATCCTGTACCTTGATGCACACCGTGATAGTAAGGTCGCTAGTCGGGAACTCGCGCAGTCACTGCATCTTAACCCGGTGATGATTCGCAATATTTTATCAGTTCTACATAAGCATGGATATTTAACGGGGACGGTTGGTAAAAATGGGGGCTACCAATTAGACTTGGCGTTGGCCGATATGAACCTCGGCGATCTATATGATTTGACCATCCCCCCAACAATTAGCTATGCGCGCTTCATTACGGGACCATCCAAAACGGATGAACAGGCTGATCAATCCCCAATTGCGGCCAATATTAGTGAAACGTTGACGGATTTATTTACAGTAGCTGACCGTCAATATCGGGCTTACTATCATCAGTTTACAATGGCTGATTTACAAGCCGACCTGAACCACCACGGCACGTTTTTACGACACGAACAAGATTCAGAATCTTAA
- a CDS encoding DUF2075 domain-containing protein, with product MSSTISAATFKLNDQAALSPAQQSLEHQLLTFIRTHRQQKQPSLFVIHGDAGTGKSAVLAAAFARLQALNRSLTPNDLQATDNYLVVNHNEMLKIYKRLAGEDPVLRKKDFQKPTPLINRLAKDHRQADVVFIDEAHLLLTQPDRYNRFTGHNQLTELINHSRVVVLVFDTRQVLKLKSYWHSNDLKPFLDQYPHASYNLDEQFRVTGGADVVDWIDGFTRGQLQPKPVSDNFDLRFFDDGQPLYDLIKQRDQQYGLARMVATADFPYVVNHGTWYVTAGQLKLPWDKVNLTDDPWALRPETLNEVGSIYTIQGFDLNYAGVILGPSVGYDEDHDRIVVRPERYEDQEAFKNRTDLGDLRPLKQQIIFNSINVLMKRGRYGLYIYAVDPALRQRLLAL from the coding sequence ATGTCATCTACAATCAGTGCCGCAACGTTCAAGCTAAATGATCAAGCTGCGTTGTCACCGGCACAACAATCATTAGAGCACCAACTATTAACTTTTATCCGTACCCATCGCCAGCAAAAACAGCCCAGCCTCTTTGTTATTCATGGTGATGCAGGAACTGGCAAGAGTGCCGTATTAGCCGCCGCGTTTGCTCGGCTACAAGCCCTCAATCGTAGCTTGACACCAAACGATTTGCAGGCCACTGACAACTATCTCGTCGTCAATCACAATGAAATGCTCAAAATTTATAAGCGCTTAGCTGGTGAAGATCCCGTCTTGCGCAAAAAAGACTTCCAAAAGCCCACTCCGTTGATCAACCGGTTGGCAAAAGACCACCGGCAAGCAGACGTTGTTTTTATCGACGAAGCGCACCTATTACTCACGCAACCAGACCGCTATAACCGCTTTACAGGTCACAACCAGTTAACGGAACTGATCAATCATAGTCGCGTCGTTGTCCTCGTCTTCGACACCCGTCAAGTCTTGAAGTTAAAGAGCTACTGGCACAGCAACGATCTCAAGCCATTTTTAGACCAGTACCCGCACGCGAGCTACAACTTAGACGAGCAATTTCGGGTCACTGGCGGCGCCGATGTTGTCGACTGGATCGATGGTTTTACCCGCGGGCAATTACAACCAAAACCCGTTAGCGATAACTTTGATCTACGCTTTTTTGATGACGGGCAACCCTTATACGACCTGATCAAACAACGCGACCAGCAGTATGGACTCGCTCGGATGGTGGCAACCGCTGACTTCCCGTACGTCGTTAATCATGGCACTTGGTACGTGACGGCCGGACAATTGAAGCTTCCGTGGGATAAAGTCAACTTAACTGATGATCCTTGGGCCTTACGACCTGAGACACTGAATGAAGTTGGTTCTATTTATACCATTCAAGGGTTTGATTTGAATTATGCGGGGGTCATTCTCGGCCCTTCTGTGGGCTATGATGAAGACCATGATCGGATTGTCGTTCGCCCTGAACGCTATGAAGATCAAGAAGCGTTCAAAAACCGGACAGACTTAGGCGATCTGCGTCCCCTTAAACAGCAGATTATCTTTAACTCAATCAACGTCTTGATGAAACGTGGTCGTTATGGGCTTTATATTTATGCGGTTGACCCAGCACTACGCCAGCGACTATTAGCGTTATAA
- a CDS encoding YbhB/YbcL family Raf kinase inhibitor-like protein, translating into MQLSIPTINGALAATYSKQAAVAQTYKGHPIISFPVDISDVPAGTHSLAFTFVDHDAIPVGGFTWIHWIAANLPATTTHIPENASQTGAIPMVQGNNSTAGAYVHETDPKVSQHYVGPYPPDKDHRYSFKLFALDTELDLQPGYWLNEFHDAIAGHVLATAKTTVIGKV; encoded by the coding sequence ATGCAACTATCAATTCCGACCATCAATGGCGCCCTTGCAGCCACCTATTCCAAACAAGCGGCCGTTGCCCAAACGTATAAGGGCCACCCCATCATCTCGTTTCCCGTTGACATTAGTGATGTGCCAGCTGGCACCCATTCACTGGCGTTCACTTTCGTTGACCACGATGCGATTCCAGTAGGTGGCTTCACCTGGATTCATTGGATTGCCGCCAATTTACCGGCAACCACGACTCACATCCCTGAAAATGCCAGTCAGACCGGTGCTATTCCGATGGTCCAAGGTAATAATTCCACAGCGGGCGCCTATGTTCACGAGACTGATCCGAAAGTTAGCCAACACTACGTCGGCCCGTATCCGCCTGACAAGGATCATCGTTATTCATTTAAACTATTTGCACTTGATACTGAGTTAGACCTCCAACCTGGATACTGGCTCAACGAATTTCATGATGCCATTGCCGGTCACGTGCTAGCAACTGCTAAAACGACGGTCATTGGCAAAGTGTAA
- a CDS encoding DUF1304 domain-containing protein — MHVAAMIMAILVAVEHLFILWLEMFNADSEMAAKAFGIPRQTLQSPSVQLLFKNQGLYNGFLAVGILYSLFVIPAVASAGATLFFLACVMVAAVYGSITVSRAIVVIQGLPALIAFILMYFA, encoded by the coding sequence ATGCACGTTGCAGCAATGATTATGGCGATCTTGGTTGCCGTTGAACATTTATTTATTTTGTGGCTGGAAATGTTTAATGCGGATAGTGAAATGGCCGCAAAAGCGTTTGGAATTCCACGGCAAACGCTACAGTCGCCGTCAGTGCAATTATTGTTTAAAAATCAAGGGTTATATAACGGTTTCTTGGCCGTCGGTATTTTATACAGCTTGTTTGTGATTCCGGCCGTCGCGAGCGCCGGTGCAACCCTGTTTTTCTTAGCCTGTGTGATGGTTGCCGCGGTTTATGGTAGTATTACTGTCAGTCGCGCGATCGTCGTGATTCAGGGGCTACCGGCATTAATTGCGTTTATTCTGATGTATTTTGCTTAG
- a CDS encoding multicopper oxidase family protein — protein sequence MAKKVYTDYFFDEPAYNTHDGGYIPLVTPKVEPQPLAIPPLLKPDRQTDTDDYYTVTAQESETQFLPGKKTKTWGYNAGFLGQTIVFRNGKQTHIDLENKLPELTTFHWHGLNVPGPITDGGCHAPVYPGETNHIDFKVHQPAATTWLHAHPCPSTATQVWKGLATMVIIKDDVEDQLPLPRNYGVDDIPLVLQDREFHDDNQFDYRADYDPDGVQGHTALVNGTVNPYFDVTTQRVRLRILDGSNRREWRLHFNDDLEFAQVASDGGILPAPVYMTKVMMTCAERDEIVVDFGQYQPGDEVTLMTDDTPLCRFRIKSFVPDDTKLPEHLVDIPDETPTPDLPVRTITMDGMDDEVALDGKKFDMSRIDARQKVGDVAIWEIRNTNSTENGMVHPFHVHGTQFRVLARNDGPVYPNEHGLKDTVGVNPGETVRIKVKFELTGVYMYHCHIIEHEDGGMMAQIESYDPQHPQTYHLMDMDTLRNAFAKEQGIKPEDVWMPGM from the coding sequence ATGGCAAAAAAAGTCTATACTGATTATTTTTTTGATGAACCTGCTTACAACACACATGACGGTGGCTATATTCCACTAGTTACACCGAAAGTCGAGCCACAACCGTTAGCGATTCCGCCGTTATTGAAGCCGGACCGCCAGACGGATACGGATGATTACTATACCGTCACGGCGCAAGAAAGCGAAACTCAGTTTTTACCTGGTAAGAAGACTAAAACGTGGGGCTATAATGCGGGCTTCCTAGGCCAAACTATCGTCTTTCGTAATGGTAAGCAGACCCATATTGACTTGGAAAATAAACTCCCAGAATTGACGACTTTCCATTGGCACGGCTTGAATGTCCCAGGGCCCATTACCGATGGTGGCTGCCACGCACCGGTCTATCCCGGTGAAACGAATCACATTGACTTTAAAGTACATCAACCAGCTGCGACTACGTGGTTACATGCTCATCCGTGCCCATCGACTGCGACGCAGGTCTGGAAAGGCCTAGCAACGATGGTGATTATTAAGGATGACGTTGAAGATCAGTTACCGTTACCACGTAATTATGGTGTGGATGATATTCCGTTGGTATTACAAGACCGTGAATTTCACGATGATAACCAATTTGATTACCGGGCGGACTACGATCCAGATGGTGTTCAAGGGCATACGGCGTTAGTTAACGGGACGGTCAACCCATATTTTGATGTGACGACGCAGCGGGTGCGGCTACGAATCTTGGATGGGTCGAACCGGCGCGAATGGCGTCTGCACTTCAATGACGATTTGGAATTTGCACAGGTCGCTTCCGATGGTGGCATTTTGCCGGCACCGGTTTATATGACCAAAGTGATGATGACCTGTGCGGAACGGGACGAAATTGTCGTTGATTTCGGTCAGTATCAGCCGGGCGATGAAGTCACGCTGATGACGGATGATACGCCGCTATGTCGCTTCCGAATCAAGTCGTTCGTACCGGATGACACCAAACTACCAGAACATTTAGTTGATATTCCTGATGAAACCCCAACACCTGACTTACCTGTTCGCACAATCACGATGGATGGGATGGATGATGAAGTCGCGCTTGATGGTAAGAAATTCGATATGAGTCGCATCGACGCTCGGCAAAAAGTTGGGGATGTCGCCATTTGGGAAATCCGCAACACCAACAGTACTGAAAACGGCATGGTTCATCCATTCCACGTTCATGGGACTCAGTTTAGAGTTTTGGCACGGAATGATGGTCCAGTTTATCCTAATGAACATGGGCTGAAGGATACGGTCGGTGTCAACCCTGGTGAAACGGTGCGGATCAAGGTCAAATTTGAGCTGACAGGAGTTTACATGTATCACTGCCATATCATCGAACATGAAGATGGTGGTATGATGGCCCAAATTGAATCATATGATCCCCAACACCCACAAACTTATCATTTAATGGATATGGACACCTTACGGAATGCTTTTGCGAAGGAACAAGGCATCAAGCCCGAAGATGTTTGGATGCCCGGTATGTAA
- the rpiA gene encoding ribose 5-phosphate isomerase A, producing the protein MTIKQAIVQQALTLIKPQMVVGFGGGSTVGELVKEAANHVNDITVVTPSPTTRQLATVLGYTVVDTAYCDRIDIAFDGCDQLDHHGNALKSGGGIHANEKIIASLADEYWLLTMQDRLVDQFDIKTPLVLEVLPAALSLVMRTVSDLGGQATIRTANNRDGFTLTDSGNLLIDCHFPTYAKLTDLNVELATLAGVVETSYFDHLVTNAWLGDATTNTVNALF; encoded by the coding sequence ATGACGATTAAACAGGCAATTGTTCAACAAGCCTTGACGTTAATAAAACCGCAAATGGTTGTTGGTTTTGGGGGTGGCTCGACGGTTGGTGAACTGGTCAAGGAGGCAGCCAATCATGTGAATGATATTACGGTCGTCACCCCATCACCGACGACCCGCCAACTTGCGACCGTTCTCGGGTATACCGTTGTAGATACTGCATATTGTGACCGCATCGATATTGCTTTTGACGGCTGCGATCAGTTAGATCATCACGGTAACGCGCTCAAAAGTGGCGGTGGAATCCATGCTAATGAGAAGATTATTGCCAGCTTGGCGGATGAATATTGGCTGTTAACGATGCAGGACCGGTTAGTCGATCAATTTGATATCAAGACGCCATTAGTCTTAGAAGTACTACCAGCGGCCTTATCGTTAGTCATGCGGACGGTGAGTGATCTTGGCGGTCAGGCAACCATTCGAACTGCTAATAATCGGGATGGCTTCACGTTAACCGATAGCGGCAATTTATTGATCGATTGTCATTTTCCAACGTATGCCAAACTTACGGACCTGAATGTTGAATTGGCAACTTTGGCTGGCGTTGTTGAAACGAGCTATTTTGATCATTTGGTGACGAATGCTTGGTTGGGCGATGCAACCACGAATACAGTCAACGCGCTATTTTAA
- a CDS encoding M57 family metalloprotease, which yields MKNKYSAKLGLTTLTVIFGLGLTPIANAKSIATPYSRSRWPHAQVTYVIQASSYERHVYQAAIQAWNATGHFKFVPGTTAHHQITLGTSNATSGQYYRLAGITFSTGYTNGYYTKAQVYLLTRNFVRYHYSYTDQVHVAEHELGHTIGLEHSRDRHSVMLADNRYNGISAADSAAVRLRYRLPVGRL from the coding sequence ATGAAGAATAAGTACAGTGCTAAGTTAGGTTTAACCACATTAACCGTGATTTTTGGTCTTGGGCTGACACCAATTGCCAACGCAAAATCGATTGCGACACCATATTCACGGAGTCGTTGGCCACACGCTCAAGTGACCTACGTCATTCAAGCATCATCATACGAGCGGCACGTCTATCAAGCGGCCATCCAAGCCTGGAATGCGACTGGTCACTTTAAATTCGTGCCGGGAACCACTGCTCATCATCAAATTACTTTGGGGACCAGTAATGCCACCAGTGGGCAGTATTATCGCTTAGCTGGTATTACTTTTTCGACCGGTTATACCAATGGTTATTACACAAAAGCGCAAGTGTACTTGTTAACACGTAATTTTGTACGCTACCACTATTCTTATACGGATCAAGTCCACGTGGCTGAACACGAGTTAGGACATACTATTGGTTTGGAACACAGCCGTGATCGCCACAGTGTCATGTTAGCTGATAATCGCTATAACGGTATTAGTGCAGCCGATAGCGCGGCGGTGCGTCTGCGTTACCGCTTACCTGTTGGCAGGCTTTAG
- a CDS encoding L-lactate dehydrogenase has protein sequence MRKYAIIGVGHVGATIAYTLVCKGIADELVLIDTNAAKARAEQLDLQDAQARLDSRTIIKINDYHELDDTDILFVTSGNIHALDHASGNRWAEFEYTKQIVQDIAPKVKATKFNGVVIDTMNPCDAITHYFQRATGLSRQQVFGTGTFLDTARMQKVVAEAFDCDPKNISGYVYGEHGESQFSAWSTVQVNGIPITSLVDKYDLDLDAFEAAARHGGWAVHSGKGYTSFAIATCAVKLSEAVFANARLACPVSAYSETFGTYVGQPAIIGKDGVESVTTLALTADEQAKFRNSADTIIEKFHAFDDVLSDQSVKKRQQA, from the coding sequence ATGCGAAAATATGCGATTATTGGGGTCGGCCACGTTGGGGCGACCATTGCTTATACATTAGTTTGTAAAGGAATTGCGGATGAATTAGTCTTGATTGATACTAATGCGGCTAAAGCTCGCGCAGAGCAATTAGATTTACAAGACGCTCAAGCCCGTTTAGATAGTCGAACGATTATTAAAATCAATGACTATCATGAATTAGACGACACGGATATTTTATTTGTTACTAGTGGCAACATTCACGCGTTAGACCATGCTTCCGGTAACCGATGGGCTGAATTTGAATATACGAAGCAAATCGTTCAAGATATCGCTCCGAAAGTTAAAGCAACCAAATTTAATGGCGTGGTCATCGATACAATGAATCCGTGCGACGCAATTACTCACTATTTCCAACGCGCAACGGGATTATCACGCCAACAGGTCTTTGGGACTGGGACTTTCTTGGATACGGCGCGCATGCAAAAGGTTGTCGCAGAAGCCTTCGACTGTGATCCAAAAAACATTAGCGGGTATGTTTACGGTGAACACGGCGAATCACAATTCAGCGCGTGGTCAACGGTTCAGGTTAACGGTATTCCAATTACATCCTTAGTTGATAAGTATGATTTGGACTTAGATGCATTTGAGGCAGCTGCACGCCATGGTGGCTGGGCGGTTCATTCTGGTAAGGGGTATACCAGTTTTGCCATTGCTACTTGCGCGGTTAAATTAAGTGAAGCGGTCTTTGCAAATGCTCGCTTAGCATGCCCGGTCTCTGCGTATAGTGAGACCTTTGGGACGTATGTTGGTCAGCCAGCAATCATTGGCAAAGATGGGGTCGAGAGTGTGACGACGCTTGCTCTGACTGCTGATGAACAAGCTAAGTTCCGTAATTCAGCGGACACAATTATCGAGAAATTCCACGCCTTTGATGACGTCTTAAGCGATCAATCAGTAAAAAAACGTCAACAAGCCTAA
- a CDS encoding ammonium transporter, whose product MNAANSTFLVLSSILVLFMTPGLAFFYGGLVSKRNVVNTMLSVFMICGLAILLWLAFGYSLSFSGDLGGFVGNLKATWLHGVDLTALTATKIPNGLYLIFQMMFAIITPALFVGAVVGRIRFKFLLTFIIFWSLLIYYPMVHMVWDNGLLAKLGVIDFAGGTVVHINAGITALVLSAFLGARHKYGKDMTQHYNILWVLLGTAILWIGWYGFNAGSALAMNDIAIQAFLTTTVATATSMMTWMVVDMLTKGKPTLVGVCTGTLCGLVAITPACGYVTISGAFWIGLIATLTSYGFITFIKPRLGIDDALDAFGCHGVSGMVGSIMTGLFASKAVNNTISLNGLFYGGGFKLFGLQLLATIFTIGFTTIVCIVIIVLLKRVIRMRVDEQEEELGLDQGEHGEVADYTVQMSHDLTNIQHHSDEFRGQLAQLLDKQQRFR is encoded by the coding sequence ATGAACGCTGCAAATTCAACGTTTTTAGTGTTATCTAGTATATTGGTATTATTCATGACGCCCGGATTAGCATTTTTCTACGGTGGCTTAGTTTCCAAACGGAATGTCGTTAACACCATGTTATCCGTCTTCATGATTTGTGGCTTAGCAATCTTGTTATGGCTCGCATTCGGTTATTCACTATCTTTTTCCGGTGATTTAGGTGGCTTTGTCGGTAATCTCAAAGCCACTTGGTTGCATGGTGTGGACTTGACCGCGCTTACCGCGACAAAGATTCCCAACGGTTTATATCTCATCTTTCAAATGATGTTTGCCATTATCACGCCAGCACTATTTGTTGGCGCAGTGGTCGGCCGTATCCGTTTTAAATTCTTATTAACCTTCATCATCTTCTGGTCACTCCTCATCTACTATCCAATGGTTCATATGGTTTGGGATAACGGTTTATTAGCTAAACTTGGCGTCATCGATTTCGCTGGTGGTACCGTCGTCCACATCAATGCCGGTATCACCGCTTTAGTCTTATCAGCATTCTTAGGTGCCCGCCACAAGTATGGCAAGGATATGACCCAGCACTATAACATCTTATGGGTATTGCTGGGGACCGCTATTTTATGGATCGGCTGGTACGGTTTCAATGCCGGTTCGGCGCTTGCCATGAACGACATCGCCATCCAAGCCTTCTTAACCACGACCGTTGCCACCGCCACTTCCATGATGACGTGGATGGTCGTTGATATGCTAACCAAGGGCAAACCAACCCTAGTCGGTGTCTGCACCGGTACCCTTTGTGGTCTCGTTGCGATTACACCTGCTTGTGGCTACGTCACCATTTCTGGTGCCTTTTGGATTGGCCTTATCGCCACATTAACTAGTTACGGCTTCATTACGTTCATCAAACCACGCTTAGGTATCGATGATGCACTCGATGCCTTTGGATGCCACGGTGTTTCCGGCATGGTCGGCAGTATCATGACTGGGCTATTCGCTAGCAAAGCCGTTAATAACACAATTTCTCTAAACGGTCTTTTCTATGGTGGCGGCTTTAAATTATTCGGATTACAGCTATTAGCAACGATCTTTACCATTGGCTTTACTACCATCGTTTGCATCGTCATTATCGTACTATTGAAACGAGTCATCAGAATGCGCGTTGACGAACAAGAGGAAGAACTCGGACTCGATCAAGGCGAACACGGCGAAGTCGCTGACTACACCGTTCAAATGAGTCACGACTTGACGAACATTCAACACCATAGCGATGAATTTCGTGGTCAGTTAGCGCAACTGCTAGATAAGCAACAACGATTCCGATAA